Genomic segment of Pochonia chlamydosporia 170 chromosome 1, whole genome shotgun sequence:
ATAGTCGCCTTGCTGCCAGCTTTTGCGTCTGTTTTAGCGTCTCTGCGAGTGCGGCGAAGTCTCGATTCATGCAAGGTCTGCTAACAAAGGGCATAGAACTTGGCTGAGCTGAATAAACTGGCTACACTCACCTGATGACACATACGTATAAACGAGTTTATTTACACCATTAATTGCCCGGAAATAGATATGATACTACACAATATTTGTTCTCTTCTTGTTTCCTAAGATTTGTGCGTGCCCTGGTGTCAAACGGGCAACACTCCAGTCCATTCACACGAGACGCTAGGCGCAAATTAGAAGTAATTTGCAATCGACATGCATTCactttttgatgtattcttTTACGAACAGAAAATGATGCCATGTTGTATTGTTGCGTATTGCTCCACCAAAAAAACTACAAGAAGTGGACATGGGAAGTTACAGCGTCCCGTCTAGAGGGCGGATAGAAGAATATCGTCACTTTGCTTTGGAGAACCGAACCCGAAACCCTTCGTTTATCCAGGTCGCCATAACACTACAGTACAGCCTCGACCCGAATCTGAACATCTTGTCCTGAGACGGGGGATATGATGCCAAGCGTAGGCACTTTGTCGTCCATCTCGGGAAAAGCCTGGCTCTCAATACCACCAACGACTTGTATCTCATACCTCGTCACAAGAGTTGCAAGATAACTCAACGCCGTCTGCTGCGCCAAATGTCTCCCAGGACAATACGTCGCACCTCCACCAAACGGTCGGTACGTTCTTGCCGAGGCAAGCTTGGGACTCTCCAGAAACTTGTCAATGTCGAATCGTTCCGCATCCTCACCCCAGTACTCTTTGTTAAGGTGTAGCTGGCGGTAGGGCATCATTACGTCACTGCCAGGCTTGAACTCAAATCCTGCAATAGTGGTATCTTCAACGACGCGCCGAAACGTCGATGCGCCGCCGTGGATCCGCATTGTCTCATAGAATGCCGCGTTGAGCTTCGGGCATTCCTTTAGAAGACACTGGATATCAGGCTGGTGCTGTGTGCCGTTCTTGAAAGCTGGTGCGACTTCGCGCTTAATGTCTTCCTTAAGTTGTGGATTGTACAAGGTGTGAGCCAGGAACCAAAAGGCAAGAATGGACGGGTTTCCATTAATCCTGGATGATGGGTAAGCATATGTTTCGGCTTGATATATCGAATGGGCATAGACGACTTACGCCCAGTACAGCTTGAATAAGACCGCCGCAATGTCTCGGGAGCTAATACCGTTTTTGCGCATCTCGTCTTCCGATCTCAATACGAAAGGAGCTGCATCCCGTCTCATATCTTGAGGCAGTTCAAAATACTTGGTCAAGCTGTGAACACAAATATCCTTGGCATCGTGTGCGGTTTTGGACAAGATTTTGGGGTAGCGGAACAGCAATTTCCACGCATGGTGATTGAACGTGTGGAAAGCATCTAGTAGCTCGGGGGAGTGTTCAAAGCATGCATTTCCAAAAAAGCTATTGGTCGAGACCATAACGATAATGTCACCCGTCCACTTCAGCATTCCATGTACATGGCCATTTCCTGTGGTAAACCTGCTGTCGTGTTGTAGCACTCTGTCCAACTCTGAGAGAAAGTCACCGTAGAACTCTCGTGAGGAAGGGCCTTGAATCATGTCTGCTCGCACCCAGGACCGGACTGAGTTGGGAACTGACAGGGAGGTTTCGGAAACCATAGAACTCCACATGATATTTCGGGCGTTCTGGGAAACGTCAACATAACCCATAACTTGATCAATGTATGCATCAAACAGCATTTCCCTCGTCTTTTTGTACGTCTCAGCGATGTGTCGTGGGTCAAGAATAATGTAGGTACGGCGACCCCCTATTAATACACTGAATGGCTGCGCTGGGGTCTGGAAATAGTTTCTGATACAGAGTGAGTGATGGTGTCTGAAAAGTCTGGGAGACAACTGACCGAGCCCCTACAAGAGTCTTGTGGGTATCTCTAAGGAAGGCAATTGAATGCCCAACACCTAAGGAACTTTCAGTTTCACACAAGGTATGTTGCGCACAATCTCGAATTACCTGGTAGCCAATATGGCAGCATTGGAGGCTCCGACTTGGAATTCCATAGTGCGCCGCTTCGCAGAAGATATTGCCATGTGGAATATGCAGCTATACAGAGTACGAGAACTCGAAGTAAGATATAATGAACAATGGTCAAGACTGTTGCACTGAGCCCAAAGGCGTTGGTGGCCACGACGTCGGCAACGGCGCCGGTTGGGCTGGCAGTGACATTCATAATACCCTTTTGCCTGCTCGTGCGAGGCTGAGAATTGTGTGCGATTAGGAGGAGCAGACAATTTGTGTTATAATCGCCACGCCACGCTCATCAGTGGATTGGACGTACGAAAGATGAGTCTCAGAGCAGTCTCTGTTGATGTGTGGTTTACTCCTCTTCTCTATTCTAGGAGCATACGGTGTGTCAGAGTACTTATAGATAACTAAGTGTGAAAGCGACATCCGTGTCGTATACTTGATTCACTCCATCCCATTTTCAGGAATAGGATATTGGTTCATCTAGCGGCAAGATCCTGCACTTTTTCTTGTCGATGTGGCTTCGATGTAACCCCACCGACAAGATCGTGGCCAAATATTGGACCAGAAGCGCACGGTAAAATAAGATTTTTGTAATACCATTTTGGAATTGGACTGCGATTATTCGTCCGGTAGCCGATGTCGTGCGTGAACCTTGACAGGCGAACCGCTTTGGGGGGCAATATGGCCAAGGATACAGGGAAAAGTTCTGTCCCTTGTCATGCAAGTAAGCGATAACACTTCAAAAGCCCATCAGCGCTGGGCTGACATGCATTGAAGATACAGGCTTTTGGTGGATTGTCCAGAGTTAAGGATTAGGAGGCGTCAAGCCTGCATCGCAGGGTGGTCAACTGGGACGTAGGGAGTCTTTATCAGAGTGGCACAAAAGTAGCATGTGTGGTATTTTGCAATGAGTTCAAAGATAATTGCCTCTCACGTCAGCCAACATGAAATATGCTCACTGATTTCCAGTAGTTCTATTCTGGCAAGTCGCATTCCATTGAGTGCAACATGCGTGAAGGTGACAACAGGCAGTGCTGTATGTGGCAATACCAATTATTGTCAGACTCAAGATCAACTACAACTCGCAATGTGTGACGTCGCCCGCACAATGGCATTCCGAAATGTCATTGAATATTCAACACCCAAGTGCCGGAACCCATGCATGAGGCCCAGATTGCCGCGTGTACTGAGAGTACATCTGCCGTTTAATAACTCAATTATCTCCAGTTGAGATACTCCCTATGCCCTGTTCACGTAAAGCATGACGTGGGCTTTGGTCATCGTCGCGTCGGGTCAAATCCTTACacacagcatcagcaacgaAGTCTAAAGTGACGCCCGCCGATTATGCCACCGGTTTCATTAAAGGACTGCGCAACTGCCAGTAATGGTTGGAGAAGTTT
This window contains:
- a CDS encoding cytochrome p450 protein (similar to Togninia minima UCRPA7 XP_007915140.1), which translates into the protein MNVTASPTGAVADVVATNAFGLSATVLTIVHYILLRVLVLCIAAYSTWQYLLRSGALWNSKSEPPMLPYWLPGVGHSIAFLRDTHKTLVGARNYFQTPAQPFSVLIGGRRTYIILDPRHIAETYKKTREMLFDAYIDQVMGYVDVSQNARNIMWSSMVSETSLSVPNSVRSWVRADMIQGPSSREFYGDFLSELDRVLQHDSRFTTGNGHVHGMLKWTGDIIVMVSTNSFFGNACFEHSPELLDAFHTFNHHAWKLLFRYPKILSKTAHDAKDICVHSLTKYFELPQDMRRDAAPFVLRSEDEMRKNGISSRDIAAVLFKLYWAINGNPSILAFWFLAHTLYNPQLKEDIKREVAPAFKNGTQHQPDIQCLLKECPKLNAAFYETMRIHGGASTFRRVVEDTTIAGFEFKPGSDVMMPYRQLHLNKEYWGEDAERFDIDKFLESPKLASARTYRPFGGGATYCPGRHLAQQTALSYLATLVTRYEIQVVGGIESQAFPEMDDKVPTLGIISPVSGQDVQIRVEAVL